Proteins encoded in a region of the Streptomyces sp. NBC_01471 genome:
- a CDS encoding cellulose-binding protein: MSDTSSPFGFELVRRGYDRGQVDDRITKLVADRDSALARITSLEKRIEELHLETQNAQAQVNDAEPSYAGLGARVEKILRLAEEEAKDLREEARRASEQHRELAESAAQQVRNDAESFAAERKAKAEDEGVRIVEKAKGEASTLRSEAQKDAQSKREEADALFEETRAKAAQAAADFETNLAKRREQSERDLASRQAKAEKRLAEIEHRAEQLRLEAEKLRTDAERRARQTVETAQRQAEDIVADANAKADRIRSESERELAALTNRRDSINAQLTNVREMLATLTGAAVAAAGAPADEEPASRGVPAQQTR; the protein is encoded by the coding sequence ATGAGCGACACTTCCTCCCCATTCGGCTTCGAGCTCGTGCGGCGTGGTTACGACCGCGGTCAGGTGGATGACCGCATTACCAAGCTCGTCGCCGACCGTGACAGCGCTCTGGCACGGATCACCTCTCTGGAAAAGCGCATCGAGGAACTCCACCTCGAGACGCAGAACGCGCAGGCCCAGGTCAACGACGCGGAGCCGTCGTACGCGGGTCTCGGCGCGCGCGTCGAGAAGATCCTCCGGCTGGCCGAGGAGGAGGCGAAGGACCTCCGTGAGGAGGCCCGTCGCGCGTCCGAGCAGCACCGCGAGCTCGCCGAGTCGGCCGCCCAGCAGGTCCGCAACGACGCCGAGTCCTTCGCCGCCGAGCGCAAGGCGAAGGCCGAGGACGAAGGCGTCCGGATCGTCGAGAAGGCCAAGGGCGAAGCGTCCACGCTGCGCTCCGAGGCCCAGAAGGACGCGCAGTCCAAGCGTGAGGAGGCCGACGCGCTCTTCGAGGAGACCCGCGCCAAGGCCGCCCAGGCCGCCGCGGACTTCGAGACGAACCTGGCCAAGCGCCGCGAGCAGTCGGAGCGTGACCTGGCCTCGCGTCAGGCCAAGGCCGAGAAGCGTCTGGCCGAGATCGAGCACCGCGCCGAGCAGCTCCGTCTGGAGGCGGAGAAGCTGCGTACGGACGCCGAGCGCCGCGCCCGTCAGACGGTGGAGACGGCTCAGCGCCAGGCCGAGGACATCGTGGCCGACGCGAACGCCAAGGCCGACCGGATCCGCAGCGAATCGGAGCGCGAGCTGGCGGCGCTCACCAACCGCCGCGACTCGATCAACGCGCAGCTGACCAACGTCCGCGAGATGCTGGCCACGCTGACCGGTGCCGCGGTCGCCGCGGCCGGTGCGCCGGCCGACGAGGAGCCGGCCTCCCGCGGGGTCCCGGCCCAGCAGACCCGCTGA
- a CDS encoding ABC transporter ATP-binding protein: protein MIELSGLTKRYGEKTAVDQLTFNVRPGIVTGFLGPNGAGKSTTMRMVLGLDNPTGGDVRIDGKHYADLKDPLRHIGALLDAKTMHGGRTAYNHLLCLAQSNGIPASRVGEVLETVGLSAVAKKRAKGFSLGMGQRLGIAGALLGDPEILMFDEPVNGLDPEGIHWIRNLMKSLAGQGRTIFVSSHLMSEMALTADHLVVIGQGRLMADTSMADFIAQNSRSYVRLRSPQQEQLSDVLHEAGYKPVPAGDGTLEVDGTAAADIGELAARHQLVLHELSPQQASLEEAFMQLTAESVEYHAHDGGNSTRPGAPQQPGQQPGWGQNPQQPGQQPRWGQNPKRGA, encoded by the coding sequence GTGATCGAACTCTCGGGGCTGACCAAACGTTATGGCGAGAAGACGGCGGTCGACCAGCTGACCTTCAACGTACGGCCGGGCATCGTCACCGGCTTCCTGGGGCCGAACGGCGCCGGGAAGTCCACCACGATGCGCATGGTCCTCGGCCTGGACAACCCCACGGGGGGCGATGTCCGGATCGACGGCAAGCACTACGCGGACCTGAAGGACCCGCTGCGGCACATCGGCGCGCTGCTGGACGCCAAGACGATGCACGGCGGGCGTACGGCCTACAACCACCTCCTCTGTCTCGCGCAGAGCAACGGCATCCCGGCGTCCCGGGTCGGCGAGGTGCTGGAGACCGTCGGCCTCTCGGCGGTGGCGAAGAAGCGCGCCAAGGGATTCTCGCTCGGCATGGGGCAGCGGCTCGGTATCGCGGGCGCGCTGCTCGGCGACCCCGAGATCCTGATGTTCGACGAGCCGGTGAACGGACTGGACCCCGAGGGCATCCACTGGATCCGCAACCTCATGAAGTCGCTCGCCGGTCAGGGCCGCACGATCTTCGTCTCGTCGCACCTGATGAGTGAGATGGCCCTCACCGCCGACCACCTGGTCGTCATCGGCCAGGGGCGGCTGATGGCGGACACCAGCATGGCGGATTTCATCGCGCAGAACTCGCGGTCGTACGTACGGCTGCGCTCCCCGCAGCAGGAGCAGCTCTCCGACGTGCTGCACGAGGCGGGGTACAAGCCGGTCCCGGCGGGTGACGGCACGCTCGAAGTGGACGGCACCGCAGCGGCCGACATCGGCGAACTCGCCGCCCGGCACCAGCTCGTCCTGCACGAGCTGAGTCCCCAGCAGGCTTCACTCGAAGAGGCGTTCATGCAGCTCACCGCGGAGTCGGTGGAGTACCACGCACACGACGGCGGCAACAGCACACGGCCGGGGGCACCGCAGCAGCCGGGACAGCAGCCCGGGTGGGGCCAGAACCCGCAGCAGCCCGGGCAGCAGCCCAGGTGGGGCCAGAACCCGAAAAGGGGGGCCTGA
- a CDS encoding ABC transporter permease subunit, translated as MAAAQVMKSEWTKIRSVQSTVWTLASALVVTVAFGALFSALSNSQFSNMSRSDRLTFDPTSVSFAGIVLGQLALIVFGVLVVSNEYSTGMIRMSLAAVPQRATFYFSKIVVATVLAFVVGVVTSFATYFLGQALLGSHRSHIGDPGVLRAVFGAALYMTLITMFSMGIASLLRSPMLSLGILMPFFFLISNILGSVSATKKVGEYLPDQAGRQITQVVSSSHDAPYGPWAGLGIMALWVVAAVLAGYVLLKKRDA; from the coding sequence ATGGCGGCCGCCCAGGTGATGAAGTCGGAGTGGACCAAGATCCGCTCGGTGCAGTCCACCGTCTGGACGCTGGCGAGCGCGCTGGTGGTCACGGTGGCGTTCGGGGCGCTGTTCAGCGCCCTGTCGAACTCGCAGTTCAGCAACATGAGCCGGTCGGACCGGCTCACCTTCGACCCGACGTCGGTGAGCTTCGCGGGGATCGTGCTCGGTCAGCTCGCGCTGATCGTCTTCGGGGTGCTGGTGGTCTCGAACGAGTACAGCACCGGAATGATCCGGATGTCGCTGGCGGCGGTGCCACAGCGCGCCACCTTCTACTTCAGCAAGATCGTCGTCGCCACGGTCCTCGCGTTCGTCGTCGGTGTGGTGACGAGCTTCGCGACGTACTTTCTCGGCCAGGCGCTGCTCGGCAGCCACCGTTCACATATCGGTGACCCCGGTGTGCTGCGGGCGGTCTTCGGCGCCGCGCTGTACATGACGCTGATCACGATGTTCTCGATGGGCATCGCCTCGCTGCTGCGCAGCCCCATGCTGTCGCTGGGCATCCTGATGCCGTTCTTCTTCCTGATCTCCAACATCCTGGGGAGCGTCTCGGCCACCAAGAAGGTCGGCGAGTACCTCCCCGACCAGGCCGGGAGGCAGATCACTCAGGTGGTGTCGAGCAGTCACGACGCCCCGTACGGGCCCTGGGCCGGGCTGGGGATCATGGCCCTGTGGGTGGTGGCCGCCGTACTCGCCGGCTATGTGCTGCTGAAGAAGCGCGACGCCTGA
- a CDS encoding ABC transporter ATP-binding protein has translation MIEAVGLTKRYGAKTAVYNLSFQVRPGTVTGFLGPNGSGKSTTMRMILGLDQPTSGHVTIGGHPFRKLPNAPRQVGALLDAKAVHGGRSARSHLLSLAQLSGIPASRVDEVLGVVGLQEVARKRSKGFSLGMGQRLGIAAALLGDPQVLLFDEPVNGLDPEGILWVRNLMKSLAAEGRTVFVSSHLMSEMALTADQLIVIGRGQLLSDMSVKDFISHNSADFARVRTPDVPQREKLTAALTEAGGQVMPEQDGALRVTGLPLTRISDVAHDGDVRLWELSPHQASLEEAYMRMTQGAVDYRSTADQLSGFEQPGHPLPAPPEVPQQSWYAPPPPGPNPYAPPAAAAPAPPATGPAAPQAAAPAPAPAPEDLR, from the coding sequence ATGATCGAGGCAGTCGGCCTGACGAAGCGCTACGGCGCCAAGACGGCCGTGTACAACCTTTCCTTCCAGGTGCGGCCCGGCACGGTGACCGGCTTCCTGGGGCCCAACGGCTCCGGGAAGTCGACCACCATGCGCATGATCCTCGGCCTCGACCAGCCGACCTCCGGCCACGTCACGATCGGCGGCCACCCCTTCCGCAAGCTGCCGAACGCCCCCCGGCAGGTCGGCGCGCTGCTCGACGCCAAGGCGGTGCACGGCGGCCGCAGCGCGCGCAGCCATCTGCTCTCGCTGGCGCAGCTCTCCGGGATCCCGGCGAGCCGGGTCGACGAGGTGCTCGGTGTGGTCGGCCTGCAGGAGGTGGCCCGGAAGCGTTCCAAGGGGTTCTCGCTCGGCATGGGGCAGCGCCTGGGCATCGCCGCCGCGCTGCTCGGCGACCCGCAGGTCCTGCTCTTCGACGAGCCCGTCAACGGCCTCGACCCGGAGGGCATCCTCTGGGTCCGCAACCTGATGAAGTCCCTTGCGGCGGAGGGCCGTACCGTCTTCGTCTCGTCGCACCTGATGAGCGAGATGGCCCTCACCGCCGACCAGCTGATCGTGATCGGCCGGGGCCAGCTGCTCTCGGACATGAGCGTCAAGGACTTCATCTCGCACAACTCGGCCGACTTCGCGCGGGTCCGCACCCCGGACGTGCCGCAGCGCGAGAAGCTGACGGCCGCGCTCACCGAGGCCGGCGGGCAGGTCATGCCGGAGCAGGACGGGGCGCTGCGGGTGACGGGGCTGCCGCTGACACGGATCAGTGACGTCGCGCACGACGGGGACGTACGGCTGTGGGAGCTCTCCCCGCACCAGGCCTCGCTGGAGGAGGCGTACATGCGGATGACGCAGGGCGCGGTCGACTACCGCTCCACGGCGGACCAGCTGTCCGGCTTCGAGCAGCCGGGCCACCCGCTGCCCGCGCCGCCGGAGGTGCCGCAGCAGAGCTGGTACGCCCCTCCGCCGCCCGGCCCGAACCCGTACGCTCCCCCGGCTGCCGCCGCGCCCGCGCCCCCCGCCACCGGCCCCGCGGCGCCGCAGGCCGCCGCCCCCGCGCCCGCTCCCGCCCCGGAGGACCTCCGATGA
- a CDS encoding ABC transporter permease subunit has translation MTTPASAPFQPPQQQPPRPPQAPYYVSPIPVTDAHLGHAVASEWTKIRSVRSTMWTLGVLIVLVFGIGLLSTVAIRSSGSTMNGTPVLSMGFFGVLLGSMCVITLGVLTVASEYGTGMIRTTLTACPSRARVLAAKAIVFFLLAFVILLVTTTLVAMFQYAMLKGTGARTPDGEQWILATFGVSLYVALLGLLSLAVGSLIRHSAGAITVMLGVVLLPLVLALFMFAQSLSGLRDKLFEYSIPNQLSAFYSTSVSSTGPSGWQPLWILLGVTAVVYAGALAALSNRDV, from the coding sequence ATGACGACCCCCGCTTCCGCGCCGTTCCAGCCGCCGCAGCAGCAGCCGCCCCGCCCCCCGCAGGCCCCGTACTACGTCTCGCCGATCCCGGTGACCGACGCGCACCTCGGGCACGCCGTGGCTTCGGAGTGGACGAAGATCAGGTCGGTCCGCTCCACGATGTGGACGCTCGGCGTGCTGATCGTGCTCGTCTTCGGCATCGGCCTGCTGTCGACGGTCGCCATCAGGTCGTCCGGTTCCACCATGAACGGCACCCCCGTGCTGAGCATGGGGTTCTTCGGTGTGCTGCTCGGCTCCATGTGCGTGATCACGCTCGGCGTGCTGACGGTGGCCTCCGAGTACGGCACCGGCATGATCCGCACGACCCTGACCGCCTGCCCCAGCCGGGCCCGGGTGCTCGCCGCGAAGGCGATCGTCTTCTTCCTGCTGGCCTTCGTGATCCTGCTGGTGACGACCACGCTGGTCGCGATGTTCCAGTACGCGATGCTCAAGGGGACGGGCGCCCGGACGCCGGACGGCGAACAGTGGATCCTCGCGACGTTCGGCGTCAGCCTCTACGTCGCCCTGCTGGGGCTGCTGTCGCTGGCTGTCGGCTCGCTGATCCGGCACTCGGCCGGTGCAATCACGGTCATGCTCGGGGTGGTGCTGCTCCCGCTGGTGCTGGCGCTGTTCATGTTCGCCCAGTCGCTGTCCGGCCTGCGCGACAAGCTCTTCGAGTACTCGATCCCCAACCAGCTCAGCGCGTTCTACAGCACCTCCGTCTCCAGCACCGGCCCGTCGGGGTGGCAGCCGCTGTGGATCCTGCTCGGGGTCACGGCGGTGGTGTACGCGGGCGCGCTCGCCGCGCTCAGCAACCGGGACGTCTGA
- a CDS encoding ATP/GTP-binding protein — protein MSPRRNRPRAGEKPSEPVGRGGGPDRFGLQATESWQGEEWSVRMVSGASAQGKRYRCPGCDQEIPSGVPHVVAWPEYGGVDDRRHWHKACWNAKDRRTSRVQRSRNAPRY, from the coding sequence GTGTCCCCGCGCCGCAACCGCCCCCGTGCGGGCGAGAAGCCGAGCGAGCCCGTCGGTAGGGGTGGGGGACCGGACCGCTTCGGCCTCCAGGCCACCGAGTCCTGGCAGGGCGAGGAATGGTCGGTCCGCATGGTCAGCGGGGCGAGCGCGCAGGGCAAGCGCTACCGGTGCCCCGGCTGCGACCAGGAGATTCCCTCGGGGGTGCCGCATGTGGTGGCCTGGCCCGAGTACGGCGGGGTCGACGACCGCAGGCACTGGCACAAGGCCTGCTGGAACGCGAAGGACCGCCGCACCTCACGGGTGCAGCGGTCCCGTAACGCACCGCGGTACTGA
- a CDS encoding LLM class flavin-dependent oxidoreductase, protein MRVGAFVLAAQFPGQGQEETLHRAVRSAEVAEESGLDAVWLAEHHFVPYGVCPSAVTLAAMVLGRTRRIRVGTAVSVLPTVHPVALGEQAALLHITSGGRFSLGVGRGGPWVDLEVFGSGLGAYESGFPESLDLLLRWLRESRVSADGERFRFREVAVVPRPQELRCGDVPGPEVIVACTSPASVRLAAERGLPMLLGMHSDDEEKAEMVALWRTHARAAGVPPETVADGGHVAAGVAQIADRRAEAAETLVKAMPGWLKQGLDAHVTVDGRHRAMRDPVAYTEMLCGIHPVGPPRLAADRLAATAERTGITRFAMLVEGSGDVAATEENLRLIGAEVLPRLH, encoded by the coding sequence ATGCGTGTTGGGGCATTTGTACTGGCAGCCCAGTTCCCGGGGCAGGGGCAGGAAGAGACACTGCACCGCGCGGTGCGGTCCGCCGAGGTCGCCGAGGAGTCCGGGCTCGATGCGGTCTGGCTGGCCGAGCACCATTTCGTCCCGTACGGGGTGTGCCCGTCGGCGGTGACGCTGGCCGCGATGGTGCTGGGCCGCACCCGGCGTATCCGGGTCGGTACGGCGGTGAGCGTCCTGCCGACCGTGCACCCGGTGGCGCTGGGCGAGCAGGCGGCGCTGCTGCACATCACATCGGGCGGACGGTTCAGCCTCGGGGTGGGGCGCGGCGGGCCCTGGGTGGACCTGGAGGTCTTCGGCTCCGGGCTCGGCGCGTACGAGAGCGGGTTCCCGGAGTCGCTGGATCTGCTGCTGCGGTGGCTGCGCGAATCCCGGGTGTCGGCCGACGGGGAGCGCTTCCGCTTCCGTGAGGTCGCGGTCGTACCGAGGCCGCAGGAGCTGCGGTGCGGTGACGTGCCGGGGCCCGAGGTCATCGTGGCGTGCACCTCACCGGCCAGTGTGCGGCTCGCCGCCGAGCGCGGGCTGCCGATGCTGCTCGGGATGCACTCGGACGACGAGGAGAAGGCCGAAATGGTCGCCCTGTGGCGAACGCACGCGCGGGCGGCGGGAGTTCCGCCCGAAACCGTGGCGGACGGCGGGCACGTGGCGGCCGGGGTGGCGCAGATCGCGGACCGCCGGGCCGAGGCGGCGGAGACTCTGGTCAAGGCGATGCCGGGCTGGCTCAAACAGGGACTTGACGCCCACGTGACCGTCGACGGCAGGCACCGTGCGATGCGGGACCCGGTCGCGTACACGGAGATGCTCTGCGGGATCCATCCGGTGGGCCCTCCCCGCCTGGCTGCCGACCGGCTCGCGGCCACGGCGGAGAGGACCGGCATCACACGGTTCGCGATGCTGGTGGAGGGTTCGGGCGATGTAGCGGCCACCGAGGAGAACCTCCGGCTGATCGGAGCCGAAGTCCTTCCGCGATTGCACTGA
- a CDS encoding SCO5389 family protein, whose amino-acid sequence MSLDVSPALLEQAERGEVDEADFIDCVRTSLPYAWEMISSLAVQLKVDGGEFADNQTPPPNEQARGQLLRALASDAIRGALQRHFGVRLAFQNCHRVAVFPLDPSVDERLGRFTSIRGQLLNQSPELRDC is encoded by the coding sequence ATGTCGCTCGACGTCTCACCGGCCCTACTCGAACAGGCCGAGCGAGGCGAGGTCGATGAAGCCGACTTCATCGACTGCGTCCGGACCTCCCTGCCCTACGCATGGGAGATGATCAGCTCTCTGGCGGTCCAGCTGAAGGTCGACGGCGGCGAGTTCGCCGACAACCAGACGCCTCCCCCCAATGAGCAGGCGCGCGGGCAGCTGCTGCGCGCACTCGCGAGTGACGCGATACGCGGAGCGCTGCAGCGGCATTTCGGGGTGCGCCTGGCATTCCAGAACTGTCACCGTGTGGCGGTCTTCCCGCTCGATCCCTCGGTCGATGAGCGGCTCGGCCGCTTCACCTCGATCAGGGGTCAGCTACTGAACCAGTCTCCGGAACTCAGGGACTGCTGA
- the nucS gene encoding endonuclease NucS, whose product MRLVIARCSVDYAGRLTAHLPSAPRLILVKADGSVSIHADDRAYKPLNWMSPPCTLKEGTGDDTGQWTVVNKAGEKLIITMEEVLHDSSHELGVDPGLIKDGVEAHLQELLADRIETLGEGHTLIRREYMTAIGPVDILCRDADGGTVAVELKRRGDIDGVEQLTRYLELLNRDPHLAPVKGVFAAQEIKPQARVLATDRGIECVVLDYDAMRGIEDDKLRLF is encoded by the coding sequence ATGCGTCTCGTCATCGCCCGCTGCTCCGTCGACTATGCGGGCCGCCTCACCGCCCATCTGCCGTCCGCTCCGCGCCTGATCCTGGTCAAGGCCGACGGAAGCGTCTCGATTCATGCGGACGACAGGGCGTACAAACCCCTCAACTGGATGTCTCCGCCCTGCACTCTGAAGGAGGGGACGGGGGACGACACCGGTCAGTGGACGGTCGTGAACAAGGCGGGCGAGAAGCTCATCATCACGATGGAGGAGGTCCTCCACGACTCCTCGCACGAGCTGGGCGTCGACCCGGGGCTCATCAAGGACGGCGTGGAGGCCCACCTCCAGGAACTCCTCGCCGACCGCATCGAAACCCTCGGTGAGGGCCACACCCTGATTCGGCGTGAATACATGACGGCGATCGGCCCGGTGGACATCCTCTGCCGGGACGCGGACGGCGGGACCGTGGCCGTCGAGCTGAAGCGGCGCGGCGACATCGACGGCGTGGAGCAGCTCACCCGCTATCTGGAGCTGCTGAACCGGGATCCCCATCTGGCCCCGGTGAAGGGCGTCTTCGCGGCGCAGGAGATCAAGCCGCAGGCCCGGGTGCTGGCCACGGACCGCGGGATCGAGTGCGTGGTGCTCGACTACGACGCGATGCGGGGCATCGAGGACGACAAGCTGCGGCTCTTCTGA
- a CDS encoding ATP-binding protein: MDPITSGPDEHGQDSGHGPGRPGGPASPRPPRDPLAPDLGQQAPARARTVRLVTGDFLVTVNPVDGSEIEHCPPGEHPGAPERYSPQERADLLRAAGPPVPPGPAGPELPLLERQEEHEQLVRLLARGRSVRLTGPAGSGRTSLLDAVARDCSAFAPDGVVRLSGYHRTPADLLYGLFAAVHRAPLHRPDRAELLALVRRIGAIVVLDDLEFGGAALEELLDATPECAFLLAATPEVTAPLPESHLEEVVLGGLGRSASLDLLERAVERPLTDEEANWAGDLWFESEGLPLRFVQAGALLRQRDLLRTGPEAFGSYPGPSTDDAFPDGSATADPPGDAPEVPLPTLGQGAAPAQLLAERLSDAARATLAFAVALGGEVPHQAHLPALVGDTHADAAMGELAGSGLLSPAGSHHRLAAGVVQQLEAGGYADDSAGHALTTAQHYAWWAGHPSVAPERAAAEADAILAAMSALVPGTEAGHPSAAVLLARSAAPAFAAGLHWSAWERALRTGQEAARLSGEVAQEAYFHHELGVLALCTGNADRALAELEASIALRGALADKAGTVAGRRALALIADRSGAASLGGYVPGGPGDTPAQGAEILPSAHEDAVPPPVGTGAAGAVVSLSPAPDDHITLVTQQVPGAGAAPHGRRRTVLGGARRNLVAAGAGVLLAGVLGTVVTLGATSDNDSGTGDGRPGRSVNDDTGKDGMSADEPTQSTPGTSDGSAGSGTGAPSSSGSPSATGSPRPSGSSTPSDGASTPGDASSSPSGKPSGSSGKPPTKPSTPPTKPSHSPPSSPSTSPSDPPGSPSPTPSGSASEDPPPANSPSSTQSVMRPSTASNGPVDSGSPSTPPQDARASSVSPSSPSAD, encoded by the coding sequence ATGGATCCGATCACGAGCGGACCGGACGAGCACGGCCAGGATTCCGGCCACGGCCCGGGGCGGCCCGGTGGTCCGGCGTCACCAAGACCACCGCGGGATCCGCTCGCACCCGACCTCGGACAGCAGGCGCCCGCCCGCGCCCGCACCGTGCGGCTCGTCACCGGTGACTTCCTGGTCACCGTGAACCCGGTCGACGGCAGTGAGATCGAACACTGCCCGCCGGGCGAACACCCCGGCGCCCCGGAACGGTACAGCCCCCAGGAGCGCGCGGACCTGCTGCGGGCGGCGGGCCCGCCGGTGCCGCCAGGACCCGCGGGACCCGAACTCCCGCTCCTTGAGCGGCAGGAGGAGCACGAGCAACTGGTGCGGCTGCTGGCGCGCGGGCGGTCCGTACGCCTGACGGGCCCGGCCGGCTCCGGGCGCACCTCGCTGCTCGACGCGGTCGCCCGGGACTGCTCGGCCTTCGCACCCGACGGGGTCGTCCGGCTGTCCGGCTACCACCGCACCCCCGCCGACCTGCTGTACGGGCTCTTCGCCGCCGTCCACCGGGCCCCCCTGCACCGGCCCGACAGGGCCGAGCTCCTCGCCCTGGTGCGCCGGATCGGCGCGATCGTCGTCCTGGACGACCTGGAGTTCGGCGGAGCCGCACTGGAGGAGCTGCTCGACGCGACCCCCGAGTGCGCCTTCCTGCTCGCCGCGACCCCGGAGGTGACCGCCCCGCTCCCCGAGTCCCACCTGGAGGAGGTCGTCCTCGGCGGTCTCGGGCGCAGCGCCTCGCTCGACCTCCTGGAGCGCGCCGTGGAGCGGCCGCTCACCGACGAGGAGGCCAACTGGGCGGGCGACCTGTGGTTCGAGTCGGAGGGGCTGCCGCTGCGCTTCGTACAGGCGGGGGCGCTGCTGCGCCAGCGGGACCTGCTGCGTACGGGTCCCGAGGCCTTCGGCTCGTACCCCGGGCCCAGCACCGACGACGCCTTCCCGGACGGCTCCGCCACGGCGGACCCGCCCGGCGACGCCCCCGAGGTCCCGCTGCCCACCCTCGGCCAGGGGGCGGCGCCCGCCCAGCTGCTCGCCGAGCGGCTCAGCGACGCGGCCCGGGCCACGCTGGCCTTCGCCGTGGCGCTCGGCGGCGAGGTGCCGCACCAGGCCCATCTGCCGGCGCTGGTCGGCGACACCCACGCCGACGCGGCGATGGGTGAGCTGGCCGGGTCCGGGCTCCTCTCCCCGGCCGGTTCGCACCACCGGCTGGCCGCCGGTGTCGTCCAGCAGCTGGAGGCCGGGGGATACGCCGACGATTCCGCCGGGCACGCGCTGACCACCGCCCAGCACTACGCCTGGTGGGCGGGCCACCCCTCGGTGGCCCCCGAGCGGGCCGCCGCCGAGGCCGACGCCATCCTCGCCGCGATGAGCGCACTCGTGCCCGGCACGGAGGCCGGACACCCCAGCGCCGCCGTGCTGCTGGCCCGCAGCGCCGCCCCGGCCTTCGCCGCCGGACTGCACTGGAGTGCCTGGGAGCGCGCACTGCGGACCGGCCAGGAGGCGGCCAGGCTCTCCGGCGAGGTCGCCCAAGAGGCCTACTTCCACCACGAGTTGGGTGTGCTGGCGCTCTGCACGGGCAACGCGGACCGGGCGCTGGCCGAGCTGGAGGCGTCCATAGCGCTGCGCGGCGCGCTGGCCGACAAGGCCGGCACGGTCGCAGGGCGCAGGGCGCTCGCGCTCATCGCCGACCGTTCGGGAGCCGCGTCGCTGGGCGGCTACGTGCCGGGCGGCCCCGGCGACACCCCGGCGCAGGGGGCCGAGATCCTGCCGTCCGCGCACGAGGACGCTGTTCCGCCTCCCGTCGGCACGGGCGCGGCCGGTGCGGTCGTCTCGCTCTCCCCGGCGCCCGACGACCACATCACGCTGGTCACCCAGCAGGTGCCCGGGGCCGGCGCCGCTCCGCACGGCCGGCGCCGTACGGTCCTGGGAGGCGCCCGGCGCAATCTGGTCGCGGCCGGGGCCGGGGTGCTGCTCGCCGGAGTGCTCGGCACCGTGGTGACCCTCGGCGCCACGAGCGACAACGACTCCGGGACCGGGGACGGCCGGCCGGGCCGGTCCGTCAACGACGACACCGGCAAGGACGGGATGAGCGCGGACGAGCCGACGCAGAGCACGCCCGGTACCTCGGACGGCTCCGCCGGCAGCGGTACCGGCGCCCCCTCCTCATCCGGCAGCCCGAGCGCCACCGGCAGCCCCCGGCCCTCCGGGAGCAGCACCCCGTCGGACGGCGCTTCGACGCCCGGCGACGCGTCCTCGTCCCCGTCGGGCAAGCCGTCCGGTTCCAGCGGGAAGCCGCCCACGAAGCCCTCGACGCCGCCGACCAAGCCCTCGCACTCGCCGCCCAGCAGCCCGTCCACATCCCCGAGCGACCCGCCCGGCAGCCCGAGCCCCACCCCGTCGGGCTCGGCGTCCGAGGACCCGCCGCCCGCCAATTCGCCCTCGTCCACCCAGAGCGTCATGCGGCCCTCCACGGCCTCCAACGGGCCGGTGGACAGCGGGAGTCCGTCGACTCCTCCGCAGGACGCGCGGGCGTCCTCCGTGTCCCCCTCGTCTCCTTCGGCGGACTGA
- a CDS encoding STAS domain-containing protein yields the protein MHIRGDHVELVVGGRLDVRSAADARTVLHSAVDDGVGDLVLDLTELDSWDATGLGVIMGVHRRAGRCGRRLVLRGVPPQMQRLLVATRLHRILAIEGGIAAECLPRV from the coding sequence ATGCATATCAGGGGCGACCACGTCGAGCTGGTCGTCGGGGGCCGCCTCGACGTCCGCAGCGCGGCGGACGCCCGTACGGTCCTGCACTCGGCTGTCGACGACGGTGTCGGCGATCTGGTGCTCGACCTGACCGAACTCGATTCCTGGGACGCCACCGGACTCGGGGTGATCATGGGCGTCCACCGGAGGGCCGGGAGATGCGGCCGCCGGCTCGTCCTGCGCGGGGTGCCGCCGCAGATGCAGCGCCTCCTGGTGGCGACCCGGCTGCACCGCATTCTGGCCATCGAGGGCGGGATCGCCGCCGAATGCCTGCCCCGCGTCTGA